In Spirosoma aureum, a single genomic region encodes these proteins:
- a CDS encoding ABC transporter permease: MLLNYLKIAWRNLRKDKFYSLINILGLTIGVTCGLLLLLYVTDELSYDRYHANANQIYRIVSHITEPDKVNRWSSTQPPLAKQLKQDYPFVKNYVRFFPYGRMMFRQGEKRFYEDEIYAADSTVFDVFSYKFIEGDAKTALDQPGSVVLTQKVAQKFFGTGSALGQSLQTNDTTFYKVTGVLEDVPKNSHFTFNALLSTGQNERQATGWGGFYIYSYLVLPENFDTKILESKFPEVYDKYIGPIFKRMGIKITYELQPLTRIHLYSNLEGESNGNIGYVYTFSAVAFFMLLLASINYMNLATARSAKRAKEVGLRKVMGSVRGRLMAQFITESVLMTVLSLVASLILVVLLLPFFNSVSGKEIRFGELLQPQFMLIALAIVVFTGFISGSYPAFYLSSFEPAAVLKGSFNAKGGSFFRKTLVVAQFAISLTMLICTWIVYKQLNFMQDHDLGYDREQVLTIDYQDRQPRARFNVLRNDLLANPNIREVASASAPTSNIGSRVIFTVESNTGLKEMGFKPFQIDYDYLKTMGMKVVAGRDFSEKIPADTLNSVIINQAVVERMGWKEPLGKKVILGSLPQGNQQGPPPPTAQVIGVIKDFHQQSLYNPIEPMILMCRRANPVIHIKIQPKNADKTVAFIGQKWRETYPDRLFEYRFLDQDFESAYHADELRGRIFSTFSGLTILIACLGLFGLATFTTEQRVKEIGVRKVLGASISSVVLLLSKDFTKLVLFSFPIAIPIAWYSMYKWLQNFPYKTDIGVWVFVVACLLTLGICWATVIYQSVKAALTNPVKSLRSE, from the coding sequence GCACATTACCGAGCCCGACAAAGTCAATCGCTGGAGCAGTACACAGCCGCCTTTAGCCAAACAACTGAAGCAGGATTATCCGTTTGTCAAAAATTACGTTCGATTCTTTCCCTATGGTCGGATGATGTTTCGGCAAGGTGAGAAGCGGTTTTACGAAGATGAGATCTATGCCGCCGATTCAACGGTGTTCGATGTATTTAGCTATAAGTTTATCGAAGGTGACGCCAAAACGGCTCTCGATCAGCCCGGTAGCGTGGTATTGACTCAAAAGGTGGCTCAGAAATTTTTTGGCACCGGTAGTGCGCTGGGTCAGTCGCTTCAAACCAATGATACGACGTTCTATAAAGTAACGGGTGTGCTGGAAGATGTGCCGAAGAACTCTCACTTCACGTTCAACGCCCTGTTATCTACGGGCCAGAACGAACGCCAGGCAACTGGCTGGGGTGGTTTTTACATATACAGTTATCTGGTATTGCCCGAAAATTTCGATACCAAAATTCTCGAAAGCAAGTTTCCTGAGGTCTACGACAAATACATAGGGCCGATTTTTAAGCGAATGGGCATTAAAATCACCTATGAATTGCAACCACTGACCCGTATTCACCTGTACTCAAATCTCGAAGGCGAATCGAATGGGAACATTGGCTACGTGTATACGTTCAGTGCGGTGGCCTTTTTTATGTTGCTGCTGGCGAGTATCAACTACATGAATTTAGCCACGGCCCGGTCGGCCAAACGCGCCAAAGAAGTAGGGCTTCGAAAAGTGATGGGATCAGTACGAGGTCGGCTGATGGCGCAGTTCATCACCGAATCGGTGCTGATGACGGTTCTCTCGCTGGTAGCCAGTCTGATTCTGGTTGTCTTACTGCTTCCTTTCTTTAATAGTGTTTCGGGGAAAGAAATCCGGTTTGGGGAATTGTTACAACCGCAGTTTATGCTCATTGCCCTGGCCATCGTCGTGTTTACGGGCTTCATCAGTGGCAGCTATCCTGCTTTTTACTTATCCTCTTTTGAACCGGCGGCAGTACTCAAAGGCTCATTCAATGCCAAAGGGGGCAGTTTCTTCCGAAAAACGTTGGTGGTTGCCCAGTTTGCTATTTCGCTGACGATGCTTATCTGCACCTGGATTGTGTATAAGCAGCTAAACTTCATGCAGGATCATGATTTAGGCTACGACCGGGAACAGGTGTTGACGATCGATTATCAGGATAGGCAACCCAGAGCGCGGTTCAATGTGCTACGGAATGACCTGTTGGCTAATCCGAACATTCGGGAAGTAGCCTCTGCCTCGGCGCCAACCAGCAACATTGGCAGCCGGGTTATCTTCACCGTCGAGTCCAATACCGGCTTGAAGGAAATGGGATTCAAGCCTTTCCAGATCGACTACGATTACCTGAAAACGATGGGTATGAAAGTCGTAGCGGGTCGTGATTTCTCCGAAAAAATCCCGGCAGATACCCTGAACTCGGTTATTATCAATCAGGCCGTGGTAGAACGGATGGGCTGGAAAGAACCCTTGGGTAAAAAGGTTATTCTGGGAAGCCTTCCTCAGGGCAATCAGCAGGGCCCGCCCCCGCCCACAGCACAGGTGATCGGGGTAATCAAGGATTTTCATCAGCAGTCGCTTTACAACCCCATTGAACCGATGATTCTGATGTGTCGCCGGGCCAATCCGGTCATTCACATTAAAATACAGCCGAAAAATGCGGACAAAACCGTAGCGTTCATTGGCCAGAAATGGCGTGAAACCTATCCGGATCGATTGTTTGAATACCGGTTTCTGGATCAGGATTTTGAGTCGGCATACCACGCTGATGAACTACGGGGCCGGATTTTCTCGACCTTCTCGGGCCTGACCATTCTCATTGCCTGTCTGGGCCTGTTTGGATTGGCTACATTCACGACGGAGCAACGGGTGAAGGAAATTGGCGTGCGCAAGGTGTTGGGTGCATCGATTTCCAGCGTTGTCCTGCTGTTGTCGAAAGACTTTACCAAACTGGTGTTATTCTCATTTCCTATCGCCATTCCGATTGCCTGGTATTCCATGTATAAATGGCTACAGAACTTTCCCTACAAAACCGACATCGGCGTATGGGTTTTTGTGGTGGCCTGCCTGCTCACGCTGGGAATCTGCTGGGCAACCGTGATCTACCAGAGTGTGAAAGCGGCTTTAACGAATCCAGTGAAGAGTTTACGATCTGAATAA
- a CDS encoding ABC transporter permease produces MLKSYFTTALRALRRNWNYTIINILGLTFGLACCLILFLAIRYELSYDQHHANADRTYRLITYNKRSKGDDRNVGIPLPALAALRNDFPELKHQVTMAYELYGALLKVSDHKASKFQEAGGVIAFVEPEYFHLFDFQWKAGNPATAVKNPNTVVLSERMAHKYFGSADPVGKTIRIENKMDFVVTGVVQTPPVTSSLPFEVLLSFSSLKQYGANGGWDEWGSTYSGAQIYLALPETVASAQMERQLVPFIRKYMKPEEAKDIQYELQPLTNIHFDTRTGNSANRTVSRQMIWSMALIGLFVLITACVNFINLATAQAIRRAKEVGVRKVLGSSRVQLVRQFLGETGFLTTLAVGLAFLVASLALPYVSELLDIKASALVLFDPVVIGFIFLLTLLTTVLSGFYPALVLSGYQPVLALRGKVRMAGSSQLTLRRSLIVFQFAISQMLIIGTIIAYSQMKYVRTADLGYNKEAVLTIPVPERKPGQLENLKAKLAILPNVKSLSYSISVPSSDGNWWTSFSYENEPKPADFSVVMRPADTSYFSTYGLKLIAGRMYQPADTMREYVVNESFVKRMGLRDARQILGKYIALGGPENPKKQIVGVVKDFNTFSLHQQTNACLLTSNRGAYNVLGIKLSTQQGGTEGISSFIREVETSWNATFPDFVFSYEFLDQRLANFYKSEERMYSLFRLLAGIAIFIGCLGLYGVVAFMAESRTKEVGIRKVLGASMTHIFGLFSVDFVRLVLIALVLASPVAWYVMDKWLADFPYKVDISWWMFALTGVLAVAIALLTVSFQSIKSALMNPVKSLRSE; encoded by the coding sequence ATGCTAAAAAGTTATTTCACTACCGCACTACGTGCCCTCAGGCGCAACTGGAATTATACCATAATCAACATCCTCGGGCTGACATTTGGCCTGGCCTGTTGTTTGATCCTGTTTCTGGCAATTCGCTACGAACTGAGCTACGATCAGCATCATGCCAATGCTGATCGAACCTACCGGCTCATTACCTATAATAAACGGTCGAAAGGCGATGATCGAAACGTGGGTATACCCTTACCCGCTTTGGCCGCTTTGCGGAACGACTTTCCTGAGTTAAAGCATCAGGTCACCATGGCTTATGAGCTGTATGGCGCATTGCTCAAAGTCAGCGACCACAAAGCCAGTAAGTTCCAGGAAGCGGGCGGAGTTATCGCCTTTGTCGAACCTGAATATTTCCACTTGTTCGATTTTCAATGGAAAGCAGGAAATCCGGCAACAGCCGTAAAAAATCCTAATACGGTGGTTCTGTCGGAGCGGATGGCGCACAAATATTTTGGTAGCGCTGATCCCGTGGGAAAAACAATTCGCATCGAAAATAAGATGGATTTTGTCGTAACGGGTGTGGTGCAGACACCTCCCGTTACGAGTAGTTTGCCCTTCGAAGTGTTGCTGTCATTCTCTTCCCTGAAACAGTATGGGGCTAACGGCGGCTGGGACGAATGGGGATCAACCTACAGCGGTGCCCAGATTTATCTGGCCTTGCCAGAAACGGTTGCCTCGGCGCAGATGGAACGGCAACTGGTTCCATTTATCCGGAAATACATGAAGCCGGAAGAAGCGAAAGACATTCAGTACGAACTGCAACCACTCACGAACATTCATTTTGACACGCGCACGGGCAATTCCGCCAACCGCACAGTGAGCCGGCAGATGATCTGGTCAATGGCGCTAATCGGGTTATTTGTTCTGATAACAGCCTGTGTCAACTTTATCAATCTGGCCACGGCACAGGCAATCCGCCGGGCGAAGGAAGTGGGCGTACGCAAAGTGCTGGGTAGTTCGCGCGTACAACTGGTCCGGCAGTTTCTGGGCGAAACGGGATTTTTGACCACACTGGCCGTTGGACTGGCGTTTCTAGTCGCTAGTCTAGCGCTGCCGTATGTATCGGAACTGCTGGATATCAAAGCCTCGGCACTGGTGCTGTTCGATCCCGTCGTTATTGGTTTTATCTTCTTATTGACACTCCTGACAACGGTGCTTTCTGGTTTTTACCCCGCATTAGTGTTGTCGGGTTATCAGCCCGTTTTGGCGCTGCGTGGAAAAGTCCGGATGGCGGGCAGCAGTCAGTTGACATTGCGCCGGAGCCTGATTGTATTTCAGTTTGCCATTTCGCAGATGCTGATCATCGGGACCATCATTGCCTATAGTCAGATGAAGTACGTCCGTACTGCCGATCTGGGCTATAACAAAGAAGCCGTCCTGACAATACCGGTGCCGGAACGTAAACCGGGGCAACTGGAAAATCTGAAGGCCAAACTGGCCATATTGCCCAACGTAAAGTCGCTCAGTTATAGCATTTCGGTGCCTTCCTCAGATGGCAACTGGTGGACGAGCTTTAGCTATGAGAATGAGCCAAAACCGGCCGATTTTAGTGTTGTAATGCGCCCCGCCGATACATCGTATTTCAGTACGTACGGCCTGAAATTGATTGCCGGTCGGATGTATCAACCTGCCGACACCATGCGGGAGTATGTGGTGAATGAGTCATTTGTCAAGAGAATGGGCCTTCGCGATGCGCGCCAGATCCTGGGTAAATACATAGCGCTGGGCGGGCCGGAAAATCCCAAAAAACAAATTGTTGGGGTTGTCAAAGATTTCAACACGTTTTCGCTACACCAGCAAACAAACGCCTGTTTATTAACCAGTAATCGCGGAGCCTACAACGTTCTCGGGATTAAGTTATCGACCCAACAGGGCGGTACGGAGGGTATCAGCAGTTTTATCCGTGAGGTTGAAACCAGTTGGAATGCGACTTTCCCCGATTTTGTGTTCAGCTATGAGTTTCTGGATCAGCGCCTTGCCAATTTCTACAAGAGTGAGGAGCGCATGTACTCGCTGTTTCGGCTGCTGGCGGGCATTGCTATTTTCATCGGTTGTTTAGGCCTCTACGGTGTCGTTGCGTTTATGGCCGAATCGCGAACGAAAGAAGTGGGCATTCGAAAAGTGCTGGGTGCATCGATGACCCATATTTTCGGTTTGTTCTCCGTCGATTTTGTTCGGCTTGTATTAATTGCTTTGGTGCTGGCCTCGCCCGTTGCCTGGTATGTGATGGACAAGTGGCTGGCCGATTTTCCCTATAAGGTCGATATTTCGTGGTGGATGTTTGCCCTGACGGGCGTACTGGCTGTTGCCATTGCGCTCCTGACGGTCAGCTTCCAAAGTATTAAATCGGCCCTGATGAATCCTGTGAAATCCTTACGATCCGAATAA
- a CDS encoding GIN domain-containing protein, with the protein MQKHTSLGTLILLLVTLVKGYGQATETRSIQSFDGIKTDGLVQVYLQQAEKEGLQLSVKGIGLKDIITNVENNVLTVKTEGDYNGEEIKVYVTYRQLKSIAVGGASKLFGKSTIKSKTLAIATSGAGDAFLTVDVDDLQIAMTGAGNLTIGGRAKSEKIVTTGPINGRLNKSGLITTK; encoded by the coding sequence ATGCAAAAACACACGAGTTTAGGAACGCTCATTCTGCTTCTGGTAACGCTTGTCAAAGGGTATGGACAAGCAACAGAAACGCGATCCATTCAATCTTTTGACGGGATTAAAACGGATGGGTTAGTACAAGTGTACCTTCAGCAGGCCGAAAAAGAAGGCCTTCAACTGTCGGTTAAAGGAATTGGTCTGAAGGATATTATTACTAACGTAGAGAATAACGTATTGACCGTAAAAACGGAGGGTGACTATAACGGCGAAGAGATTAAGGTGTACGTGACCTATCGACAGCTGAAAAGCATTGCGGTTGGTGGCGCTTCCAAATTATTCGGAAAGTCTACCATTAAAAGTAAAACGCTCGCCATAGCTACCAGTGGAGCCGGAGACGCTTTTTTAACGGTTGATGTGGATGATCTCCAGATCGCGATGACGGGAGCCGGAAATCTGACGATCGGAGGCCGGGCGAAATCCGAGAAGATTGTAACAACAGGTCCGATCAATGGCCGCCTGAATAAGAGCGGGTTAATCACCACTAAATAG
- a CDS encoding ABC transporter permease, with the protein MLRNYLKIALRNLAKHRTNTAINIAGLAIGMACCLLIVLYVSDELSYDRHWANGDRIYRMALERNYPGRSTKYAIIPPSYAQSVKKEISEIEQTTRVFDFGGNNNPTLFKIDGRTVEERGVLGVDSTFFQVFQMPLLRGRASQALTRPNTVVLTERTARRLFGTANPIGKVLEIIQGPKLEVTGICADPIRNAHFTFNFLVSTRGQQEERPNHISFAAHTYLLLRPNTTPETVQAKLPAVVEKYAAGEVERNFGVSYKAYVKAGNGYFYFLQPLRSIHLDSHLEAEYHPNGSRSLVSIFSVIAAFVLVIACINFMNLATARSSERAREVGIRKSLGSTTGQLATQFLTESVLLSLFSLVVSILIVAVVLTPFNNLAGKPLTLWSIVRWETLPLLVGGALFVGLLAGSYPAGVLSKFEPIKVLKGKFSSTRQGHWLRNGLVVFQFAVSVLLIVSTIVVFSQLNFIQQKELGFTKESVVKLKGAFFLDKNTEAFKQEVSQLAGVAGVGGTSSAPGDEGFFGITFRKNGETETVTGRGCVVDENYLQTLQMDMLAGRPFHRSGNDSLSVILNEEAVRQIGLTNPIGKQLISPDNFVQQGGPPVTYTVVGVVRNFHFGSLHQRISPLFVLNDRVFRRTNNELVIRIKADEPTAVVSQIERVWKRYLPDQPFHFSFLDTDWSALYQSEQVAQRIFGLFAMLAIFIACMGLLGLAMYVIRLRTKEIGIRKVLGASVPGLVALLSKDFLVLVLVAILIASPIAWYAMSQWLSDFAYRIDMPWWAFGLAGLLAVGIALLTVSFQSIKAALMNPVKSLRSE; encoded by the coding sequence ATGCTACGAAACTACCTTAAAATCGCACTTCGTAATCTGGCGAAACACCGGACCAACACGGCTATCAATATTGCGGGGTTGGCTATTGGCATGGCTTGCTGCCTGCTGATTGTACTGTACGTATCCGATGAATTGAGTTATGATCGTCATTGGGCAAATGGTGATCGGATTTACCGCATGGCGCTGGAACGCAACTATCCGGGGCGGAGTACGAAATACGCCATTATTCCACCATCCTACGCGCAATCGGTTAAAAAGGAAATTTCTGAAATCGAGCAGACTACGCGCGTTTTTGATTTTGGCGGGAACAACAATCCGACTCTGTTCAAAATCGACGGACGGACGGTGGAGGAGCGGGGTGTTCTGGGTGTGGATTCAACTTTTTTTCAGGTGTTTCAGATGCCGTTGCTGCGTGGCAGGGCCAGTCAGGCGCTAACCCGGCCCAATACGGTCGTTTTAACAGAACGCACGGCCCGGCGGCTATTTGGCACGGCCAACCCGATCGGAAAGGTGCTGGAGATTATCCAGGGGCCTAAACTTGAAGTAACAGGCATCTGTGCTGACCCTATTCGCAATGCCCATTTTACGTTCAATTTCCTGGTGTCGACGCGGGGGCAGCAGGAAGAGCGACCTAACCACATCAGTTTTGCGGCTCATACGTATTTGTTGCTTCGCCCAAATACGACCCCCGAAACAGTTCAGGCAAAATTGCCCGCCGTTGTAGAGAAATACGCGGCTGGTGAAGTTGAACGGAATTTTGGCGTGTCCTACAAAGCGTACGTAAAAGCGGGCAACGGATATTTTTATTTCCTGCAACCGCTTCGGAGCATACACCTTGACTCGCACCTGGAAGCAGAGTATCACCCTAATGGAAGTCGCTCACTGGTGTCAATTTTTTCGGTGATTGCGGCTTTCGTACTGGTCATTGCCTGTATCAATTTTATGAATCTGGCCACCGCCCGTTCATCAGAGCGGGCACGTGAGGTAGGCATTCGCAAATCGCTTGGCTCAACGACTGGCCAGCTGGCGACTCAATTTCTGACCGAATCGGTGTTGTTGAGCCTGTTCAGTCTGGTCGTGTCCATTCTGATTGTGGCTGTCGTGCTTACGCCATTCAATAATCTGGCTGGTAAGCCGCTCACATTGTGGTCGATCGTTCGGTGGGAAACGCTGCCGTTATTGGTAGGTGGTGCGTTATTCGTTGGTCTGCTGGCGGGTAGCTATCCGGCAGGCGTCCTGTCGAAATTCGAACCGATCAAAGTATTAAAAGGTAAATTCTCGTCGACCCGGCAGGGGCACTGGCTGCGAAATGGACTGGTCGTATTTCAGTTTGCCGTATCAGTACTGCTGATCGTGAGCACCATCGTTGTATTTAGCCAGTTGAATTTTATCCAGCAAAAAGAACTGGGTTTCACAAAAGAGTCGGTCGTTAAGTTAAAAGGCGCGTTTTTCCTCGACAAAAATACGGAAGCTTTCAAGCAGGAGGTATCCCAGCTTGCGGGCGTAGCGGGCGTTGGAGGTACGTCAAGTGCACCGGGCGATGAAGGATTTTTTGGCATCACATTCCGGAAAAACGGCGAAACTGAAACCGTTACGGGGAGGGGATGTGTCGTTGATGAAAACTATCTGCAAACACTTCAGATGGATATGTTGGCCGGTCGTCCGTTCCATCGATCGGGCAATGATTCGCTATCGGTTATTCTGAACGAAGAAGCGGTTCGGCAAATAGGCTTGACGAACCCCATCGGGAAGCAACTGATCAGTCCTGACAACTTCGTGCAACAGGGTGGCCCACCGGTAACCTACACCGTGGTTGGCGTGGTTCGTAATTTTCATTTTGGCTCACTACATCAGCGCATTAGTCCACTCTTTGTGCTGAATGACCGGGTGTTTCGCCGGACCAATAATGAACTCGTTATTCGTATAAAGGCCGATGAACCAACGGCAGTCGTGAGCCAGATCGAGCGTGTCTGGAAACGCTATCTGCCCGATCAGCCTTTTCATTTCTCGTTCCTGGATACCGACTGGAGTGCGTTGTATCAGTCAGAGCAGGTGGCTCAGCGAATTTTCGGACTGTTTGCCATGCTGGCGATTTTTATTGCCTGTATGGGTTTGCTTGGGCTGGCGATGTACGTTATCCGGTTGCGCACGAAGGAAATTGGCATTCGGAAAGTGCTGGGTGCGTCGGTGCCAGGATTGGTTGCGCTTCTTTCCAAAGATTTTCTGGTATTGGTTCTGGTGGCCATTCTGATTGCATCGCCCATCGCCTGGTATGCCATGAGCCAATGGCTGTCGGACTTTGCCTATCGGATCGATATGCCCTGGTGGGCGTTTGGGCTGGCGGGTTTACTGGCTGTGGGCATTGCGCTATTGACGGTGAGCTTCCAGAGCATCAAAGCCGCCTTGATGAATCCGGTGAAATCCCTGAGAAGCGAGTAA
- a CDS encoding ABC transporter permease: MLRNYFTTAFRALKRNWNYSVINVLGLTLSLACCLLLFLAIRYELSFDRHNAYADQTYRIVSFNKKSNNDRRSAGIPLPALAALRTDFPSLKHDVTMVHRIANVVVTVNDKANRATKKFQEGDGILAFVEPEYFRLFDYTWKSGSPQTSISNPNTVVLSEHMAQKYFGAGNPIGKTLRVENKMDFVVTGVVEEPPVTSSVPFDVLLSFASLKQYGAYTNWDDWQSTYGGAQIYMKLPGTPDDQAIESAKMTQQLAAFVKKYHKSDDARDLSYELQPLTQIHFDTRTDNYAKRTVSKEMIWAMGLIGLFILITACVNFINLATAQAIRRAKEVGVRKVLGSSRGQLVRQFLGETGVLTGMAVVLSLLLAQISLPYVGELLNIKPGAATLFDPVVIAFLVTLGLLTTGLAGFYPALVLSGYQPILALKGKIRASGQGGSSGINQLTLRRGLIVGQFAISQILIIGTIIAYSQMKYFRSADLGYSRDAVVSVLIPEKKPGQLESLKAKLTGLPGIQSLSYGMTTPSSSSNWTTGFRFENDEKEPDYGILMRPADTAYLHTYGLKLIAGRMYQPGDTMREFVINEAFMKRLGFQKPEQVIGKFMRVNGEDLKKPIVGVVKDFNAFSLHQRIEPSVLTSYRDQYRSLGIKLSMQKGGAEAVSGLLKEVETAWNATFPDFVFKYSFLDETLANFYKSEERMYSLFQLLAGIAIFIGCLGLYGVVAFMAESRTKEVGIRKALGASTAHIFGLFSFDFVRLVLIALVIASPIAWYVMNKWLADFAYKIDISWWMFALAGLLAVGIALLTVSFQSIKAALMNPVKSLRAE; encoded by the coding sequence ATGTTACGCAACTATTTCACAACTGCTTTTCGCGCGCTGAAGCGCAACTGGAACTACTCGGTCATCAACGTGTTAGGTCTGACATTGAGTCTGGCCTGCTGCCTGCTTCTCTTTCTGGCGATTCGTTATGAGCTGAGCTTTGACCGGCATAATGCATACGCTGATCAAACCTACCGGATAGTCTCGTTCAATAAAAAATCGAACAACGACCGGCGGAGTGCGGGCATACCCCTTCCCGCACTGGCTGCCTTACGAACCGACTTCCCGAGCCTGAAACATGATGTTACGATGGTTCACCGAATTGCCAATGTAGTCGTAACGGTGAATGATAAAGCAAATCGGGCCACTAAAAAATTTCAGGAGGGCGATGGCATTCTGGCTTTTGTCGAACCCGAATATTTTCGATTGTTCGATTATACCTGGAAAAGCGGCAGTCCGCAAACATCCATCTCCAATCCAAATACGGTTGTATTGAGCGAGCACATGGCTCAAAAATATTTCGGTGCGGGCAACCCAATCGGCAAGACCCTGCGCGTCGAAAATAAGATGGATTTTGTCGTTACAGGCGTTGTGGAGGAGCCCCCCGTTACGAGTAGTGTACCGTTTGACGTATTACTATCCTTTGCATCGCTGAAACAGTACGGGGCTTATACGAACTGGGATGATTGGCAGTCGACCTACGGCGGAGCGCAGATTTATATGAAACTGCCCGGTACGCCGGATGATCAGGCCATTGAGTCCGCAAAAATGACACAGCAATTAGCCGCTTTTGTCAAAAAATACCATAAGTCCGACGATGCCCGCGACCTGAGCTATGAACTACAACCGCTGACCCAAATTCATTTCGATACCCGCACCGACAATTATGCCAAGCGAACCGTCAGCAAGGAAATGATTTGGGCGATGGGCCTGATCGGATTATTCATTCTGATCACGGCCTGTGTAAACTTTATCAATCTGGCTACGGCACAGGCGATCCGTCGGGCGAAAGAAGTGGGTGTTCGTAAAGTGTTGGGTAGCTCGCGTGGCCAACTGGTCCGCCAGTTTCTGGGAGAAACGGGTGTCCTGACAGGCATGGCAGTGGTTTTATCACTACTTCTGGCACAGATATCGCTGCCCTACGTGGGTGAGTTGCTCAACATTAAGCCGGGTGCGGCAACCCTGTTCGACCCGGTTGTGATTGCTTTTTTGGTTACGTTGGGCTTACTCACTACCGGCCTTGCCGGATTTTATCCCGCTTTAGTGTTATCGGGTTATCAACCCATCCTGGCCCTGAAGGGTAAAATTCGGGCGTCGGGTCAGGGTGGTTCGTCGGGCATCAACCAGCTGACCCTGCGTCGGGGACTGATTGTGGGTCAATTTGCCATTTCGCAGATACTGATCATCGGAACCATCATTGCCTACAGCCAGATGAAATACTTCCGCTCGGCCGATCTGGGCTATAGCCGGGATGCAGTAGTGAGCGTATTGATACCCGAGAAAAAACCGGGGCAGTTAGAAAGTTTGAAAGCCAAACTGACCGGACTGCCCGGCATACAGTCGTTGAGTTATGGCATGACGACACCTTCATCAAGTAGCAACTGGACTACGGGTTTTCGTTTTGAGAATGATGAGAAAGAGCCTGATTATGGGATTCTTATGCGTCCGGCCGATACGGCTTATCTGCATACCTACGGCCTGAAGCTGATTGCCGGACGGATGTACCAACCGGGCGATACAATGCGGGAGTTTGTGATCAATGAGGCTTTTATGAAGCGGCTGGGTTTCCAGAAGCCAGAGCAGGTCATTGGGAAGTTCATGCGGGTTAACGGCGAAGATCTGAAAAAGCCAATTGTGGGTGTAGTGAAGGATTTCAACGCCTTTTCGTTGCACCAGCGAATCGAGCCGAGTGTGCTAACCTCTTACCGTGATCAATATCGAAGCCTGGGCATCAAACTCTCCATGCAAAAAGGTGGTGCAGAGGCCGTGAGCGGCTTGCTGAAGGAAGTGGAAACGGCCTGGAATGCCACCTTCCCCGACTTTGTGTTCAAGTACAGTTTCCTGGACGAAACCCTGGCTAATTTCTACAAGAGCGAGGAGCGCATGTATTCATTGTTCCAGTTGCTGGCAGGCATTGCCATCTTCATTGGTTGCCTGGGGCTTTATGGCGTTGTTGCCTTCATGGCTGAGTCGCGCACAAAAGAGGTAGGTATCCGGAAAGCACTAGGGGCTTCCACCGCCCACATTTTTGGCTTATTCTCGTTCGATTTTGTTCGGTTGGTTTTAATCGCGTTGGTGATTGCTTCGCCCATTGCCTGGTATGTGATGAATAAGTGGCTGGCCGACTTTGCCTATAAAATTGACATTTCGTGGTGGATGTTCGCCCTGGCTGGTTTGCTGGCTGTTGGCATTGCGCTATTGACGGTGAGTTTCCAGAGTATTAAAGCCGCCCTGATGAACCCCGTAAAGAGTCTGAGAGCCGAGTAA